One Sinorhizobium mexicanum genomic region harbors:
- a CDS encoding Lrp/AsnC family transcriptional regulator: MSELDTIDHAILRILQLNGRISNADLAAKVGLSPSACSRRVDILEKSGTISGYHARIAHKALDYKIMVIVHISLSGQFAKTLTEFEAAVKLCPNVLVCYLMSGEYDYILRVAAKDLEDYERIHRDWLSALPHVVKINSSFSLREVIDRPNVGI, encoded by the coding sequence ATGAGCGAGCTCGACACCATTGATCATGCGATTCTGCGGATCCTTCAGCTGAACGGCAGGATATCCAATGCGGATCTCGCCGCGAAAGTCGGCCTTTCCCCGTCTGCGTGCTCCCGGCGCGTCGACATCCTCGAAAAATCGGGCACGATCAGCGGCTACCACGCCCGCATCGCGCACAAGGCGCTCGACTACAAGATCATGGTCATCGTGCACATCTCGCTGTCGGGCCAGTTCGCCAAGACGCTTACGGAATTCGAGGCTGCCGTAAAACTCTGTCCCAATGTGCTGGTCTGTTACCTGATGTCTGGCGAATACGACTACATCCTGCGCGTCGCGGCCAAGGACCTCGAGGACTACGAGCGAATTCACCGCGACTGGCTGTCGGCCCTGCCGCATGTGGTGAAGATCAATTCTAGCTTCTCTCTTCGCGAGGTCATCGACCGGCCGAATGTCGGCATTTGA
- the ald gene encoding alanine dehydrogenase, with protein sequence MRVGCPKEIKNHEYRVGLTPGSVREYVAHGHEVIVETKAGAGIGADDDAYRAAGARIVSAAREVFEKSDMIVKVKEPQPSEWTQLREGQILYTYLHLAPDPEQTRGLLNSGVTAVAYETVTDERGGLPLLAPMSEVAGRLAIQAGATSLQKANGGRGILLGGVPGVLPAKVAIIGGGVVGLHAAKMAAGLGADVSILDRSIPRLRQLDDIFNGRVHTRFSTIDALEDEVFSADLVIGAVLIPGAAAPKLVTREMLSGMKKGAVIVDVAIDQGGCFETSHATTHSDPTYEVDGVVHYCVANMPGAVPVTSAHALNNATLYYGLQLADRGLKAIAEDRHLRAGLNVHKGRVTNGPVAEALGYDAHAPEAVLNVA encoded by the coding sequence ATGCGTGTCGGTTGCCCGAAGGAAATCAAAAACCATGAATACCGTGTTGGTCTGACCCCCGGTTCGGTACGGGAATACGTCGCCCATGGTCACGAGGTGATCGTCGAAACCAAGGCCGGGGCAGGGATCGGGGCAGACGACGATGCTTATCGCGCCGCAGGGGCGCGGATCGTTTCGGCGGCCAGGGAAGTGTTCGAAAAGTCGGACATGATCGTCAAGGTCAAGGAACCGCAGCCTTCCGAATGGACCCAACTGCGGGAAGGCCAAATTCTCTATACATATTTGCATCTTGCGCCGGATCCCGAGCAGACAAGGGGACTACTCAACTCGGGCGTCACGGCAGTCGCCTACGAAACGGTAACGGATGAGCGCGGTGGATTGCCGTTGCTTGCGCCGATGTCGGAAGTCGCCGGACGGCTTGCCATCCAGGCGGGCGCGACGTCGCTTCAGAAGGCGAACGGCGGCCGTGGTATCCTCCTTGGCGGTGTGCCGGGAGTGTTGCCCGCCAAGGTCGCCATCATCGGCGGTGGCGTTGTCGGGCTGCATGCCGCCAAGATGGCTGCCGGTCTCGGTGCGGACGTTTCGATCCTCGACCGCTCGATCCCGCGCCTGCGTCAGCTCGACGATATCTTCAACGGCCGAGTTCACACCCGCTTCTCGACGATCGATGCGCTTGAGGATGAAGTCTTTTCCGCCGATCTGGTGATCGGCGCCGTGCTCATCCCAGGGGCTGCCGCCCCCAAGCTCGTCACACGCGAAATGCTTTCCGGCATGAAAAAGGGCGCGGTTATCGTCGATGTTGCCATCGACCAGGGCGGTTGCTTCGAGACTTCGCACGCGACGACGCATTCCGATCCGACTTACGAGGTGGACGGCGTCGTGCACTATTGCGTCGCGAATATGCCGGGCGCGGTGCCGGTGACGTCGGCGCATGCGTTGAACAACGCCACGCTTTACTACGGCCTGCAACTCGCCGATCGCGGCCTCAAGGCGATCGCCGAGGACCGGCACCTGCGTGCCGGTCTGAACGTGCACAAAGGCCGGGTAACGAACGGGCCTGTGGCAGAGGCTCTCGGCTATGATGCCCACGCGCCCGAGGCTGTTCTCAACGTCGCCTGA
- a CDS encoding DUF1203 domain-containing protein — MALRYIPMPDDDAERLRGSGLDAYGNHPEQRISDGAGVPCRHCLSNVDRGKPYLVLAYRPFTSVQAYAETGPIFLHADECPAHDGQSLPPILASSKEYLLRGYGSDDRIVYGTGGVVGVESLTERAEELLARADVAYVHVRSAKYNCYQCRIEIS, encoded by the coding sequence ATGGCCCTGCGCTACATCCCGATGCCCGACGACGACGCAGAACGACTGCGTGGTAGCGGTCTTGATGCTTATGGGAACCACCCTGAGCAGCGTATTTCGGATGGCGCCGGCGTTCCCTGCCGGCATTGTCTCAGCAACGTCGATCGCGGCAAACCCTATCTTGTCCTGGCTTATCGGCCCTTTACGTCAGTGCAAGCTTACGCGGAGACCGGACCGATCTTCCTGCATGCCGACGAATGCCCGGCACACGACGGGCAGTCGCTGCCGCCCATCCTCGCATCCAGCAAGGAGTATCTGTTGCGGGGATATGGTAGCGACGATCGCATCGTCTACGGAACCGGTGGCGTCGTTGGCGTGGAAAGCCTGACGGAGCGCGCCGAAGAACTGCTCGCTCGGGCGGACGTCGCCTACGTGCACGTGCGTTCCGCCAAATACAATTGCTATCAGTGCCGTATCGAGATTAGCTGA
- a CDS encoding GNAT family N-acetyltransferase: MPGSKPAAITAHVTELEMTSPPKQSLPIPVNIHTAVLRVPDIPLAYYRFLYLRVGKRWHWTERLRMSDEDLAEVLHNKAATVTVLYVDGAPAGFFELHEREDAVIELTHFGLMEHALGLGLGKWFLLQTLLAAWAMNPSKVKVMTNNLDHPRALQLYQQFGFSPVATREAIVEPLSDDELLALARKL, from the coding sequence ATGCCAGGATCGAAACCTGCAGCGATCACGGCGCACGTGACCGAACTCGAAATGACGTCACCGCCCAAACAAAGCCTGCCGATACCCGTCAATATCCACACGGCGGTATTGCGTGTACCGGACATCCCGCTCGCCTACTACCGCTTCCTTTACCTTCGCGTCGGCAAGCGCTGGCATTGGACGGAGCGCCTGCGGATGAGCGACGAGGACCTGGCGGAGGTGCTCCACAACAAGGCAGCGACGGTCACCGTACTCTATGTCGACGGTGCGCCGGCTGGCTTCTTCGAACTGCACGAACGCGAAGACGCTGTTATCGAACTCACCCATTTCGGCCTGATGGAACACGCGCTCGGTCTCGGCCTGGGCAAATGGTTCCTGCTGCAGACGTTGCTGGCGGCCTGGGCGATGAACCCCAGCAAGGTCAAGGTGATGACGAACAATCTCGACCACCCGCGCGCCCTTCAGCTTTACCAGCAGTTCGGTTTTTCGCCCGTTGCGACGCGGGAGGCAATTGTCGAACCGTTGAGTGACGACGAGTTGCTGGCCTTGGCAAGAAAGCTCTGA
- the sseA gene encoding 3-mercaptopyruvate sulfurtransferase: MDNKNENKSAFVVSADWLQQRLGEPSVKILDAAWYLPAQNRDPKSEYAAAHIPGAIFFDQDKIADQSSGLPHTLPSPQAFAQAVGAMGIGENDTIVVYDGPGIFTAPRVWWMFRIMGATNVFVLDGGMDGWKAEGRPTTKEVPNPTPRVFNATFDAAVVTSFERMKEVVENRLAQIADARGAGRFTGEEPEPRAGMRSGHMPGARSLPSGVFSQGGKLKSLGALRQTFSDAGVDLTQPVVTTCGSGITAAIITLALQSLGHTDNTLYDGSWSEWGGRPDTPVVTGRE, from the coding sequence ATGGATAACAAGAACGAGAACAAGAGTGCTTTTGTCGTCTCTGCGGACTGGCTCCAGCAGCGTCTTGGCGAACCGTCGGTGAAGATCCTGGATGCTGCCTGGTACCTGCCGGCGCAGAACCGGGATCCGAAATCGGAATACGCGGCCGCGCACATCCCAGGTGCCATATTCTTCGACCAGGATAAGATCGCCGATCAATCGAGCGGTTTGCCGCATACCCTCCCCTCGCCGCAAGCCTTCGCCCAGGCCGTCGGCGCCATGGGCATCGGCGAGAACGATACGATCGTCGTTTACGACGGGCCGGGAATCTTCACCGCGCCGCGTGTGTGGTGGATGTTCCGGATCATGGGTGCAACGAACGTTTTCGTTCTCGATGGCGGGATGGATGGCTGGAAGGCGGAGGGACGACCGACGACAAAGGAAGTCCCGAACCCGACGCCGCGTGTCTTCAATGCTACGTTCGATGCGGCCGTCGTCACCTCTTTCGAGCGCATGAAGGAAGTTGTCGAGAACCGGCTCGCGCAGATTGCCGATGCGCGCGGCGCAGGCCGCTTCACCGGCGAGGAACCGGAGCCGCGAGCCGGCATGCGCTCGGGGCATATGCCTGGAGCCAGGAGCCTGCCATCCGGCGTTTTTTCCCAAGGAGGCAAGCTCAAGAGCCTCGGCGCCTTGCGCCAAACCTTTAGTGATGCCGGCGTCGACCTGACGCAGCCGGTCGTCACCACTTGCGGGTCCGGCATCACCGCGGCGATCATAACTCTTGCCCTTCAATCGTTGGGGCACACGGACAATACGCTCTACGATGGCTCCTGGTCGGAATGGGGCGGACGACCCGACACGCCGGTCGTGACCGGCAGAGAGTGA
- a CDS encoding alanyl-tRNA editing protein — translation MTNTVTALFREDFYLSTCEANVTGILEDGGIELDQTCFYATSGGQPGDTGFLERRDGSRIAITGTRHGATKDVIIHAPAEGQASPAIGEKLVLHIDWPRRYRLMRMHTACHLLSVVCPFPITGAAVGEDESRVDFDMSETIDKDQVTAALMKLVDENHPVYVQWITDEELAANPGIVKSKNVRPPMGLGRVSLVCIGKDSAVDSQPCGGTHVSETQEVGAIHIAKIEKKGKENRRFRIRFGTPDERAAV, via the coding sequence ATGACCAACACCGTTACCGCCCTCTTCCGTGAAGATTTCTACCTCTCGACCTGCGAGGCAAACGTGACCGGAATTCTCGAGGACGGGGGGATCGAGCTTGATCAGACGTGCTTCTACGCCACCTCCGGCGGGCAGCCGGGCGATACCGGCTTTCTCGAGCGTCGCGATGGAAGCCGAATCGCGATCACAGGCACCCGGCACGGCGCCACCAAAGACGTCATCATCCACGCCCCGGCAGAAGGTCAGGCTTCGCCGGCGATCGGCGAAAAGCTGGTGCTCCACATCGACTGGCCGCGCCGGTACCGATTGATGCGCATGCATACCGCCTGCCACTTGCTTTCCGTCGTTTGCCCTTTCCCGATCACCGGCGCCGCCGTCGGGGAGGACGAAAGCCGTGTCGACTTCGACATGAGCGAGACGATCGACAAGGACCAGGTGACGGCCGCGCTCATGAAGCTCGTTGACGAGAACCACCCCGTCTACGTGCAATGGATCACGGATGAGGAGCTCGCCGCCAACCCCGGCATCGTCAAGTCGAAGAATGTCCGCCCGCCGATGGGGCTTGGCAGGGTGAGCCTCGTCTGCATCGGAAAAGACTCCGCCGTCGACAGCCAGCCCTGCGGTGGCACGCACGTTTCCGAGACCCAGGAGGTGGGCGCGATTCACATCGCCAAGATCGAAAAGAAGGGTAAGGAGAATCGGCGTTTTCGGATACGCTTCGGAACGCCGGACGAACGTGCGGCCGTCTGA
- a CDS encoding cysteine synthase A, translated as MTVLPSVLEAIGNTPLIRLQAVSETTGCTILGKAEFLNPGQSVKDRAALWIIRQAEKSGQLKPGGVIVEGTAGNTGIGLAVVASALGYRTVIVIPETQSQEKKDALRLLGAELVEVPAVPYKNPNNYVKISGRLAAELAKTEPNGAIWANQFDNVANRDAHVETTAPEIWRDTDGKVDGFICAVGSGGTLAGVAQGLRAKNPAVKIGIADPEGAALYNYYAHGELKASGSSITEGIGQGRITANLEGFTPDFAYQIPDSEAVPYVFDLIEKEGICVGGSTGINIAGAVRLAKDLGPGHTIVTILCDYGNRYQSKLFNPDFLTSKGLPVPNWLKSTSNVTVPYEPVG; from the coding sequence ATGACCGTTCTTCCGTCCGTGCTCGAAGCGATCGGCAACACGCCGTTGATCCGGCTCCAGGCCGTTTCCGAAACCACCGGCTGCACCATCCTCGGCAAAGCGGAATTTCTCAATCCGGGGCAATCGGTCAAGGACCGCGCCGCCCTCTGGATCATCCGCCAGGCGGAAAAATCCGGGCAGTTGAAGCCCGGCGGCGTCATCGTGGAAGGCACCGCCGGCAACACTGGAATCGGTCTCGCGGTCGTCGCGAGCGCGCTCGGATATCGCACGGTCATCGTCATTCCCGAAACGCAGAGTCAGGAAAAGAAGGACGCGCTGCGCCTGCTGGGTGCCGAACTCGTCGAAGTTCCCGCAGTGCCGTACAAAAATCCCAACAACTACGTGAAGATTTCGGGGCGACTGGCCGCCGAACTTGCCAAGACAGAACCGAACGGCGCGATCTGGGCAAACCAGTTCGACAATGTCGCGAACCGCGACGCGCATGTCGAAACGACAGCGCCGGAAATCTGGCGTGACACCGACGGCAAGGTCGACGGCTTCATCTGCGCGGTGGGCTCTGGAGGCACGCTCGCCGGCGTGGCGCAAGGATTGCGGGCCAAGAATCCGGCCGTCAAGATCGGTATTGCCGATCCGGAAGGGGCCGCACTTTACAACTACTATGCACATGGCGAGCTCAAGGCGAGCGGAAGCTCTATCACGGAGGGTATCGGTCAGGGCCGCATCACCGCCAACCTCGAAGGTTTCACGCCAGACTTCGCCTACCAGATTCCCGATTCGGAAGCTGTGCCCTACGTCTTCGACCTGATCGAAAAGGAAGGGATCTGCGTCGGGGGCTCGACGGGCATCAACATTGCCGGTGCGGTACGGCTCGCCAAGGATCTCGGCCCCGGCCACACGATCGTGACGATTCTCTGCGACTATGGTAACCGCTATCAGTCGAAGCTCTTCAACCCCGACTTTCTGACCTCCAAGGGCCTGCCAGTACCGAACTGGCTGAAGTCCACTTCGAATGTCACCGTGCCATACGAACCCGTCGGATAA
- a CDS encoding SDR family NAD(P)-dependent oxidoreductase codes for MTTAFTARPEHGLVWITGASSGIGRAVALRLVEEGYSVVVTARSHEKLVALQHEASGPGRIVVLDGDVTDPRDMERLLAAIEYDHGRVALAVLNAGVAIPVRGDDLGREAFDKSFAVNLYGVVNCLVPVVEHMKTNGHGQIAVVSSVAGYCGLPMSAAYGATKAALINMAESLKFDLDRLGIRMQLICPGFVDTAASARGKFPRPALVSVDEAAERICLGLKSGRFEITFPKRFTYAVKLVRFLPYGVYFALLNWLIPQRAPAAAMKKEQSRSKGRPRQAV; via the coding sequence ATGACGACAGCATTCACAGCCCGACCCGAGCATGGACTGGTCTGGATAACAGGGGCGAGTTCGGGCATCGGCCGCGCCGTGGCCCTCAGGCTGGTTGAGGAGGGCTACTCGGTGGTCGTCACGGCACGCAGCCACGAGAAGCTCGTGGCACTTCAGCATGAGGCTTCAGGACCGGGCAGGATCGTCGTTCTCGATGGCGACGTCACCGACCCGCGTGACATGGAGCGCTTGCTGGCCGCCATCGAATACGACCACGGGCGGGTGGCTTTGGCCGTGCTCAATGCGGGGGTCGCGATTCCGGTGCGCGGCGATGATCTTGGTCGGGAAGCCTTCGACAAGAGCTTCGCCGTCAATCTATATGGCGTCGTCAATTGCCTCGTGCCCGTTGTCGAGCACATGAAGACGAACGGTCATGGCCAGATCGCCGTCGTGTCATCGGTGGCGGGATACTGCGGCCTGCCGATGAGCGCCGCTTACGGAGCCACCAAGGCGGCACTCATCAATATGGCTGAGAGCTTGAAATTCGACCTCGATCGTCTCGGTATCCGCATGCAGTTGATCTGTCCGGGCTTTGTCGACACGGCCGCTTCGGCCAGAGGCAAGTTCCCGCGACCGGCTCTGGTGAGCGTCGATGAGGCGGCGGAGCGCATATGCCTCGGCTTGAAATCCGGGCGCTTCGAGATCACCTTCCCGAAACGCTTTACCTATGCCGTTAAGCTGGTGCGGTTCCTGCCTTATGGCGTCTACTTTGCGCTTCTCAACTGGCTAATCCCCCAGCGTGCACCCGCAGCCGCCATGAAAAAGGAGCAATCCCGTTCAAAGGGGCGGCCTCGTCAGGCAGTGTGA
- a CDS encoding SMR family transporter, which yields MSADGFYFAFAVMAGILDVAANLASTKSNGFARRGWGVLSILLVLAAFALLAEAIKGMELAIAYAVLGATGIFGTAICGRLFFGQKLKPVGWVGLSLVFGAVLVLHTA from the coding sequence ATGAGCGCAGACGGCTTCTATTTCGCTTTCGCGGTTATGGCGGGCATCCTCGACGTCGCAGCGAATCTGGCGTCCACGAAGTCGAACGGCTTCGCGCGGCGCGGTTGGGGGGTGCTTTCGATTCTCCTGGTACTTGCCGCATTCGCGCTGCTCGCCGAAGCGATCAAAGGTATGGAACTTGCCATCGCCTATGCAGTGCTCGGCGCGACCGGCATCTTCGGCACAGCGATCTGCGGGCGCCTCTTCTTCGGTCAGAAACTGAAACCTGTCGGCTGGGTCGGCTTGTCGCTCGTCTTCGGCGCGGTACTCGTGCTTCACACTGCCTGA